From Chloroflexota bacterium:
GGGTATGGCGGCTATTCAGGCCTACGAGCACGAATTAGACCGCGCTATGCTGGATATTTTCGCGTCCATTCCTGGTGTACGGCTCTATGGATTGAACGATCCGCAGCGTCTCGACGAGCGTGTGCCTACCTTTTCGATCAATGTTGATGGCTGGCATCCTGGCGACCTGGCTGAAAAACTGGGTCAGCGCGGAGTGTATGTATGGGATGGCAATTACTACGCCCTGGCCGTCACCCAACGTTTGGGTGTCGAAGAGAGCGGCGGTATGCTGCGTATCGGCGCGGCGCATTACAACACGCTGGCAGAAATCTCTCGCTTCGGCGAAATCTTGAGCGATATTATTCGTTAGCGTATCAACGGAAAAAAGGAGCATTACGCCAAATGCGCTATCTTGACCTGGAAAACTGGCCGCGTCGGCAACATTTTGAAATGTTCAATACTTTTGATTATCCTCATTTCAATCTGACGGCAAATGTCGATATAACTTCGCTGGTTGCATTGGCGAAGCAGACAGATGCCCCATTCACTGTGGTCGTCGTTCACGCCCTCGCCCGCGCCGCCAATGAAATCGAAGAGTTCCGCTATCGCATCCGCGGCGAAAAAGTGGTTGTGCATGAAATTGTACACCCTTCGTTTACGATTTTGAATGATGCCGAATTATTTAGTTTCTGCACGGTGGAATATGCCCCCGAGTTTGGGGAGTTTCACGCGCGGGCCATTGAGCGGATTGCCGCGGTGAAGTTAAACCCAATCCTCGAAGATGGACCGGGTCAAGATGACCTGCTCTTTATGACGGGCATTCCCTGGGTGTCGTTCACCAGTATGATGCACCCCATTCACATGTCTCCGGCGGATTCGGTGCCGCGCATTGCCTGGGGCAAGTTCTTCGATGATGGCGGGCGCAAAAAGATGCCCGTGTCCGTGCAGGCGCATCACGCCCTGATGGATGGCTTGCACATGGGGCGGTATTTCATGCGCCTGCAAGAATTGCTGGATGAAATGTAGGGGATTACGTGAACTGCGAAAAGTTCTTTAAAAACCTGTTATTTTTGAAGATTGCTTCGCCGCTTACAGCGGCTCGCAATGACACCGTTTTTCAGATACTTTCCAGTACCTACTTAGGAAGAACATAGGTTTAAATGTAATTAGGAGTAGTTTTGTGGAAAATTTGTTAATTCGTCCCTATACCCCTGACGATGAACACG
This genomic window contains:
- a CDS encoding chloramphenicol acetyltransferase — translated: MRYLDLENWPRRQHFEMFNTFDYPHFNLTANVDITSLVALAKQTDAPFTVVVVHALARAANEIEEFRYRIRGEKVVVHEIVHPSFTILNDAELFSFCTVEYAPEFGEFHARAIERIAAVKLNPILEDGPGQDDLLFMTGIPWVSFTSMMHPIHMSPADSVPRIAWGKFFDDGGRKKMPVSVQAHHALMDGLHMGRYFMRLQELLDEM